Proteins encoded in a region of the Labeo rohita strain BAU-BD-2019 chromosome 22, IGBB_LRoh.1.0, whole genome shotgun sequence genome:
- the cbarpb gene encoding LOW QUALITY PROTEIN: voltage-dependent calcium channel beta subunit-associated regulatory protein (The sequence of the model RefSeq protein was modified relative to this genomic sequence to represent the inferred CDS: deleted 1 base in 1 codon), with protein MSNESAIWTNQNRTYPTDVPLSSGTQNGYVLLLVLLSIFVGGTLVLLSVLLIVCRRCCEGDRRHAWASDDTEKSNTTYIEEAQPVHEITIRVDESDCLSAASSHDMETERFLSTGTTGRRVSFNEAALFDHSKKTQEKGRRYTLTEGDFHHLKNARLTHLHLPSPALQILTIHECESSENSIAMTTRPVAKSSLSIFQPPICSLPQTALTSRSLSPSSALPGDALNSTVDTTFCESITAVGPEPSSPCLLEVRGGLGRSTGIMGNGREGASASSTALSSSGGAPQGPMLQFFTKLRRHASLEGASPYFKIKKWKFDSSQRASSLDMRGSPKRRQFQRQRAASESMDQEEHDAHHIDLIQYIARTKDVTYCPPKPSPRLLSPPSTPPPSLGRLEVEVMVEPSCSRAMGPGVIGLTSEAPDESLGMGYHQESLEPQTLYRDIWTLRASLERYVSSDQSSNNDKDSVRSDADSVCSLGGKTEMGGLPRYPSQDIGDEMEGDVDLPQDEGLEKGRKQDSVDSERGSDGETGNRKLLQMDSGYASIEAPSRAPEELRLFGSTSSSKDGSAVERRHFFSSGRKGTVCESFDTDIFDEELEEEPAGASGGVDGVETDKSTMLWSPYGQMFTQRDAQPHPPILSRRDYSIDEKTDALFHEFLRHDPQFDQQESPLRSKHRSRVHLRKQWQRSKQYSDPGQRFQSSFDRYRTPLRRGETVNYPLETSYHSTLPRIISAPDEENSEGATSTPETPKADQDTAVDVDPDKIRISSSTESSGTINEKEVLEASQPPPMSDIAGEQPVGRENSRQTLPPPEPPDERTNYGPQTITEELSDKLAATLEERLYSDLRRTREVPECSAVTVTYTSPDHSPV; from the exons ATGAGCAATGAGTCTGCCATATGGACAAACCAGAACAGAACTTACCCCACC GACGTCCCACTGTCATCAGGGACACAGAATGGCTATGTCCTCCTGCTGGTCCTCTTGTCCATCTTTGTCGGAGGGACGCTGGTCCTGCTCTCTGTCCTTCTGATTGTCTGTCGCCGCTGTTGTGAAGGGGACAGACGCCATGCATG GGCTAGCGATGACACCGAGAAAAGTAACACCACCTATATTGAGGAGGCCCAGCCAGTGCATG AGATTACGATTCGCGTCGATGAGTCAGATTGCCTGTCGGCAGCCAGCTCCCACGACATGGAGACGGAGCGTTTCCTCTCCACGGGCACAACTGGCCGCCGGGTCTCCTTCAACGAAGCAGCGCTTTTCGATCACAGCAAGAAAACACAGGAGAAAGGTCGAAG GTACACGCTTACGGAGGGCGACTTCCATCACTTGAAGAACGCGCGGCTCACCCATCTCCACCTCCCTTCACCCGCCCTCCAGATACTCACCATCCACGAGTGTGAGTCATCAGAGAACAGTATTGCCATGACAACGCGCCCCGTCGCTAAATCCAGCCTCTCGATTTTTCAG CCACCAATATGTTCATTGCCCCAGACTGCCCTGACCAGTCGGAGTCTCAGTCCCAGCTCTGCCCTTCCTGGCGACGCTCTCAATTCCACTGTGGACACAACGTTCTGTGAAAGCATCACAGCAGTCGGTCCTGAGCCGTCCAGTCCGTGTCTA CTGGAGGTCAGAGGAGGACTCGGGAGGAGCACGGGCATCATGGGTAATGGTAGAGAGGGTGCGTCGGCCTCGTCCACGGCCCTCTCTTCCTCTGGCGGAGCCCCGCAGGGCCCCATGCTGCAGTTCTTCACCAAGCTCCGCCGACATGCCAGCCTGGAGGGAGCGAGTCCCTACTTCAAGATCAAAAAGTGGAAGTTCGACAGCAGCCAGAGAGCTTCAAGTCTAGACATGAGAG GTTCCCCCAAGCGGAGGCAGTTCCAGCGGCAGCGCGCAGCCAGCGAAAGCATGGACCAGGAAGAGCATGACGCCCATCACATCGACCTCATTCAGTACATTGCTCGCACCAAGGACGTCACCTACTGCCCCCCCAAG CCCAGTCCACGCCTTCTATCCCCCCCTTCCACACCCCCACCCTCCCTCGGCAG GTTAGAGGTGGAGGTGATGGTGGAGCCCAGCTGCAGCAGAGCGATGGGTCCCGGGGTGATCGGCCTCACCTCCGAGGCCCCGGATGAAAGTCTTGGAATGGGCTACCATCAGGAGAGCTTAGAACCTCAGACCTTGTACCGTGATATCTGGACTCTTCGTGCCTCCCTCGAACGgtatgtctcgtctgaccagaGCAGCAACAATGACAAAGACTCCGTTCGTAGTGATGCAGACAGTGTGTGCTCTTTAGGGGGTAAGACCGAGATGGGAGGACTGCCTAGGTACCCCTCGCAGGATATCGGGGATGAGATGGAGGGGGATGTGGACTTGCCTCAAGACGAGGGACTGGAGAAAGGTCGCAAACAGGATAGTGTCGATTCTGAAAGAGGGAGTGACGGGGAGACTGGAAACCGCAAGCTGCTCCAAATGGACAGCGGTTACGCCTCGATAGAGGCACCTTCGCGTGCTCCCGAGGAGTTGCGACTGTTTGGAAGCACCAGTAGCAGTAAGGACGGCTCCGCCGTGGAGCGCAGGCACTTCTTCAGTTCGGGTCGCAAGGGTACTGTATGCGAGAGCTTTGACACGGACATCTTCGACGAAGAACTTGAAGAGGAACCTGCGGGTGCCAGCGGTGGTGTGGACGGAGTGGAAACGGACAAGAGCACCATGCTGTGGTCCCCCTACGGCCAGATGTTCACTCAGCGCGATGCTCAACCTCATCCCCCCATCCTTTCCCGCCGCGACTACAGCATTGATGAGAAAACCGACGCACTTTTCCATGAATTCTTGCGGCATGACCCGCAGTTCGATCAGCAGGAGTCTCCGCTGCGCTCCAAGCATCGTTCCCGCGTGCATCTGCGCAAGCAGTGGCAACGCTCCAAACAGTACAGCGACCCCGGCCAGCGCTTCCAATCCTCTTTTGACCGGTACCGCACTCCGCTCCGACGGGGCGAAACTGTCAACTATCCTCTAGAGACTAGCTACCACAGCACGCTCCCACGAATCATTAGTGCACCTGATGAAGAGAACAGCGAAGGTGCAACCAGTACTCCCGAGACACCCAAGGCAGATCAGGACACTGCTGTTGACGTGGATCCCGACAAGATAAGAATATCTTCCAGTACCGAAAGCAGCGGAACCATCAACGAAAAGGAAGTCCTTGAGGCATCGCAGCCCCCTCCAATGAGTGACATTGCTGGAGAGCAGCCGGTGGGCCGGGAGAACTCTAGGCAAACATTGCCACCGCCTGAACCTCCTGATGAACGTACAAACTATGGCCCACAGACAATCACAGAAGAGCTGAGCGATAAGCTAGCGGCAACCCTCGAAGAACGTCTGTACTCGGATCTCCGCAGGACCAGGGAAGTGCCCGAGTGTAGTGCAGTGACTGTGACCTACACATCGCCCGATCACAGTCCAGTGTAG